The DNA segment GCTTAGTTTGTCTGAATAATCCCCGCATTCGACATAACAAAAAACCCACCACTGGTATGGTGAGTTTCCTTTAGAAGCTGCTATTGCGTAGGATGAGCTTCGTGCCAATGTAAATTTTCTTAGCAATTTTTCTACCTTCAATTCTTTCGAGCAGCGTGTCAACAGCCGTTTCACCCATGAGTTCAGTGTATACTTTCACCGTGCTTAAAGATGGGAACACATACTTCGATATGCTAATATCGTTGACTCCAATAATGTTCACTCGCCCAGGGACAGCAATTCCTTCCTCTAGCAACGCTCGTAATGCACCCACAGCAATCGAATCATTCGCTGCGAAAAAGGCAGTCGGCAGTCGGTCTCCATGTTCCATGATTGCCCTCTTCATCAACGAATGGCCACCATCCACGGAAAAGGTTCCATTATACATCACCGCTTCGTTCAGTAAATCCTTCTCTGCTAAATACTGCTTAAACGTCTTTTCCCTTGCATCTTCAATTGCAGAAGTCTTATCCTTGAATACTTCTCTTCCGCCAATATAGCCAATATCCCTATGCCCTTTATCAATTAAATGATCAAGCACCTTCTTAGTTGCCTTTTCAAAATCAATGACAACTGAATCAAAGCGTTCCTCATCGGGAGAGGTATCCACAAAAACGAGATTCTTTGTTCGTTTTTCCAATTCACTCACTTGCTTGCTACTGAACTTTCCAATTGCAATAAGCCCTTGAATGTCCTCCGCTTCCTTTAAATCCTCAATATTGTCCTGGAAGTACTTTTCTACCTGAATTCCATGATAACGGCATCGGTTTTCAACGCCGAGACGAATGGACATATAATACAGGTCTTCGAGTTCCTCTTTTTCCGTGTACCATTGCAGGAGCGCAATTTTCCCTGACTCCTGTTTCCGAACAGACTTCTTTTTATAGGAAAGCTCCTCTGCTACTTCAAAAATTCGCTTCTTCGTTTCATCACTGACGGAAAGCGAGTTGTCATAGTTCAATACCCGCGACACAGTAGCAATCGAAACCCCCGCCAATTGTGCAATATCTTTAATAGTTGCCATATATCAAACTCCTAATGTATTAGCAAAAAAACGATACGTCGTTGTAGAATAGTATAAATCTTGCGGCTCCAAGATAACAGTTGGAAATGCTGGATGATGAATAGCATCAGGAAATCCTTGTGTTTCCAAGCAAACGCCTAAATAATTTCTAGCACGGACACCTGATATGGAATACGGTGCCTCTAAATGGTTTGCTGTGTAAACAACGACACATGGCTGATTGGTCGTCACCAGCAATGAGCGTCCACTTTCCTCATCACTTAACATGACCGTATTCTCACCCTCTTTTGTAAAAACAAGCGGATGGTCGTAGCCTTTTCCAACAAGAACATTTTGTGGATAAGAGGATTGGATCCCCGTACTCAATCTCCGGCCATGCTGGAAGTCAAATGGTGTATTTCGAGAAGCTAGTACTCTCCCGGTCGGAATCAAATCAGCCCCTAACTCCAAGAAGCGGTCACTTTCTAACTGGAGAATATGCTCAGAACAATCCCTTTTAAGATTTCCGCTTAAATTAAAATAGGTATGATTGTTTAAATTAACTAACGTTTTTTGGTCCGTTTTCCCTTTGAAGGTTATACTCAGCTCATTTTTATTATTTAGAAGATAAGTGACCGTTGTTTCCAGGTTACCTGGATATCCCTCATCCCCATCTGGACTTAAGTAGAAAAGTTTCAGACCAACTGCATGTTCTTCCACGATTTTTTCCGTTTTCCAAATCACAGAATTAAAGCCCTTCTTCCCCCCATGTAAATGGTTAGGCGGCTGATTTTCTGCCAGCCGGTATTCCTGTCCATCCAGTTCAAACCGAGCACCTTGAATACGCCCCGCAACTCGGCCGACAACCGCTCCAAAGTATGGAGACAAGTCCAAATAATCCTCGAATTCCTCAAAACCGAGGACCACATTCTCAAACTTCCCCTGACGGTCAGGAACCATAATCTTCGTAATTACACACCCAAAATTCAAGCAGGAGACCGTCATGCCTGAATCGTTCACAAAGGTATATTCCCTTACCATTTCATCCTGATACTGACCAACCCATCTTTCTAGTATTTCCATTTTCCCTCACGCACCACTCTATAAAGATTGGATAAATCGCTTGAATCCTTCCATACCCGCTTCATCGCGCTTAAAGACACCTGCATCCTCTAATGCCTTTAGAAACTTCTTCCCGATTTCTTTTCTAACCAGGGATTCTACATTATTTTCACTTGCCACTCCATAATAACGTGTCTTCAATTCTTCCGCCCAGCTGTCATGATAGTCCGCAACCGTTTCACCCTTACCGAGAATAAACTGTTCGACTTCTACAAGCTCATCCTTTAAACGGGCTGGTAAAACAGCGAGTCCCATGACTTCAATCAGACCAATATTTTCTTTTTTAATATGATGAACATCTGCATGTGGATGGAAAATCCCCATTGGGTGCTCGTCATTCGTCCGATTATTTCGCAGGACCAAATCGAGTTCATAGGTATCGCCTTTTTTACGAGCAATCGGCGTAATGGTATTGTGCGGTGTCTCACCCGTCCATGCCAAAATTCCGACCTGTTCATCACTGTAATTTTTCCATTTGGCTAAAACATAAGCTCCCGCCTCTACAAGCTCGCTAATTTGTGCAGAGCGCAGACGGATGACGGACATTGGCCATTTCACAATAGAGGCCGCCACCTGTGGAAACCCAACCATCTCGAACGTCCAATCATCTTCCGCCTTTGCCATCGCAAACTCATACTGACCGCCCTGATAGTGATCATGCGACAGAATAGAACCGCCTACAATTGGAATATCTGCATTCGAGCCGACAAAATAATGTGGAAATTGATCGACAAAGGTTAATAAACGTAAAAAGGTCTCCCGGCTGATTTTCATATCTGTATGTGTTTCTGACAGCACGATACAATGCTCGTTGTAATACACATACGGTGAATACTGTAAATACCAGGTCTTATCGAGAAGCTTTAAACGAATCATGCGGTGATTCGAGCGTGCCGGGTGGCCGATCCTGCCGGCATACCCTTCGTTTTCCACACAAAGTAAGCACTTAGGATAGTCGACTTTTTCCACCATTCTCTCAAGCACGATGCTGCGTGGATCTTTTTCAGGCTTGGATAGATTGATCGTAATATCTATATCGCCATATCCCGTCGCTGCCTTATACTCAATGTTGTTACCTATCCGCTTCATCTGGATATAATTACTATTCTTGCTAAGCTCATAAAAATAGTCTGTTGCTGCCTTTGGGTCTTGTTTATATTTTTCAATAAAGATCTGATTAACGGTTGATGGACGGGCAATCAAGCAGTTCATGATTTTACTCGAGAAAATTTCCTTCGCATCAAACAAATCTTCTATGATTTCTTGTTCGCAGGCATAATCCACGATAGCATCAAGTAAATCCGGGATTTCCAAGCTGTTTTTCTCTGCAAAATCCTCTATTTTAAATTCCGTTAAACTTAACAATGAAAGAATTTGATTTCGTGCATAGATTTCGTCTTCCCGCTCGATTAATTGGACTGCCAGCGCTTGGTCGATTAAATGTTGAACTAGTTGATTGATCATTTTTTTCACCTCTATTTTTGATCCATTAGGGTCACCGAAAATGTCCCCTTAACGCAAAAATGCTCACTTAAATCGATTCCTCCATTTCAATTTCCTTGGCCCCATCACCGATACTCGCTACATAGAAATTTGCCTGATAGCCAACTTTGTCCGCATAGGTTACACCAACATTTGCAATAAAGTTGTCAACCTCTTCATTAGCAACAATCGCTATGGCACAGCCACCAAAGCCTGCCCCTGTCATTCGTGCGCCTAGGACTCCCGGCTGATTCCATGCAGCTTCTACTAAACGGTCAAGCTCCATACCTGTCACTTCATAATCATCCCGTAATGACACATGCGATTGGTTCATCAACTGTCCGAATGCTTCCAGGTTTCCGGTCTTTAACTCCTCCAGCGCCCTCAAAGTTCTACGATTCTCATATACAGCATGTTTCACCCGTTTGCGAACAACCTCATTCGTAATTAAGAATTGATTTTCATCAAACTCTGCTTCTGAAAGCTGTCCAAGAGCCTCAATTGGGAGCCTTTCCTGAAGCTGTGCCAACGCCTCTTCACATTCTCCCCTTCGCTCGTTGTATTTGGAGTCTGCTAACTCCCTGCGCTTGTTTGTATTCATGATTATAATTTTCTGATTTTTAAGTTGAATAGGAGCATACTCATATTGAAGTGTCTGGCAATCTAGCAAAATACCGGCATCCACCTTGCCCATTCCGATTGCAAATTGATCCATGATACCGCTGTTCACACCAATAAATTCGTTCTCTACCCGCTTGCCAAGTTTAATTAATTCGAGACGAGGGATTTCTAATCCGAACAGTCCATTCACTAATACGCCTGTTAACAATTCAATGGATGCGGAGGATGATAGTCCTGCTCCATTAGGAATATTTCCATTAATCGCGCACTCGAATCCTGATGGGATTTCGTACCCTGCTTCCACGATGTAGCGAATCATCCCTTTTGGATAGTTCGCCCAGTTATGTTGTTTATCGTAATCTAGTTGTTTCAAATCAAATTCAATGATTCCTTTATCAGGAAAATTAACCGAATACAGGCGTACCAATTGGTCTTCACGCTTTCTTGCTACCGCATAAGTCCCGTATGTAATCGCACATGGAAAAACATGGCCGCCATTATAATCCGTGTGTTCGCCAATTAAATTGATTCTGCCTGGGGCAAAAAATGCCTGTCTAGGTAAGCCATGAAATAAGTCTAAGAATGTTTTATTCAGCGTTGTGACGTTCATTTTAAAAGTCCCTCCAACTATGTCTTCAAATTCCGTTTTGTAACCCTTTTCATCTTTATGATAATTTTACTCTCTCTAGTTAAAATCTTCAAATGTTTTTACTAAAAATTTTACTAAAAATAAGTAAAAAGGGCGAATGTACATCCATTCGTCCTTTTCACTCTTATAATCTCTGAATTTTAAATTCGAATTCTAACTCCTGATTGGCAGGAATTAAATGTTCCTCTTGTACAGGTGCACCCCAGCTGTCATCACCGCCGACACCCATCTGCTGGCCTGCTACAGATACCACCGTATAGTGGACCTCCGGCAGCTCATAAGGATGATTGGCATTCTCCAGCTCAAATGCCGTATATGGTGAAACATTGCATTCAACCGGCTCAGATGTAGATGATATTCTTATTCCCTGACCACGGTCATTCATTACATCTAGACGGCGCACTCCAGTACGATTCCCCGATTCTTGCGGAACAACGTACCCAGAAACATTGCTCGAAGCCGTATTCTTAAATACACCAAGCCTTGCCCCCATCGCACGGTCAGAATAGTTCTCTTCCGGTCCCATGGCGTACCATTCGATTTGATCGTAATCCGCTGGAACCTTAAAGGATACGGCAAAAATCGGCAGTTGCGGGAGATTTTCTGCTCCTTGATAGGTAGACTTTACTATCACACTACCATCTACCAAAACCGTATACCTAATAAATACTTCTACATCGTTATGTATCGATAGTTTATAGGTAAAACCAACCGATACCTGGTCTGTCTCTTCTACAAGGTCAACTGCCACACATTTTCGTGCTAGGCTTGCTGCATACCAAAGCCCTGAGTTGAAGCCTTGAGCAAAGCCTCTGTCATTATCCGTTGTGGCTCTCCAAAACAG comes from the Neobacillus sp. PS2-9 genome and includes:
- the galT gene encoding UDP-glucose--hexose-1-phosphate uridylyltransferase translates to MINQLVQHLIDQALAVQLIEREDEIYARNQILSLLSLTEFKIEDFAEKNSLEIPDLLDAIVDYACEQEIIEDLFDAKEIFSSKIMNCLIARPSTVNQIFIEKYKQDPKAATDYFYELSKNSNYIQMKRIGNNIEYKAATGYGDIDITINLSKPEKDPRSIVLERMVEKVDYPKCLLCVENEGYAGRIGHPARSNHRMIRLKLLDKTWYLQYSPYVYYNEHCIVLSETHTDMKISRETFLRLLTFVDQFPHYFVGSNADIPIVGGSILSHDHYQGGQYEFAMAKAEDDWTFEMVGFPQVAASIVKWPMSVIRLRSAQISELVEAGAYVLAKWKNYSDEQVGILAWTGETPHNTITPIARKKGDTYELDLVLRNNRTNDEHPMGIFHPHADVHHIKKENIGLIEVMGLAVLPARLKDELVEVEQFILGKGETVADYHDSWAEELKTRYYGVASENNVESLVRKEIGKKFLKALEDAGVFKRDEAGMEGFKRFIQSL
- a CDS encoding galactokinase gives rise to the protein MNVTTLNKTFLDLFHGLPRQAFFAPGRINLIGEHTDYNGGHVFPCAITYGTYAVARKREDQLVRLYSVNFPDKGIIEFDLKQLDYDKQHNWANYPKGMIRYIVEAGYEIPSGFECAINGNIPNGAGLSSSASIELLTGVLVNGLFGLEIPRLELIKLGKRVENEFIGVNSGIMDQFAIGMGKVDAGILLDCQTLQYEYAPIQLKNQKIIIMNTNKRRELADSKYNERRGECEEALAQLQERLPIEALGQLSEAEFDENQFLITNEVVRKRVKHAVYENRRTLRALEELKTGNLEAFGQLMNQSHVSLRDDYEVTGMELDRLVEAAWNQPGVLGARMTGAGFGGCAIAIVANEEVDNFIANVGVTYADKVGYQANFYVASIGDGAKEIEMEESI
- a CDS encoding aldose epimerase family protein yields the protein MEILERWVGQYQDEMVREYTFVNDSGMTVSCLNFGCVITKIMVPDRQGKFENVVLGFEEFEDYLDLSPYFGAVVGRVAGRIQGARFELDGQEYRLAENQPPNHLHGGKKGFNSVIWKTEKIVEEHAVGLKLFYLSPDGDEGYPGNLETTVTYLLNNKNELSITFKGKTDQKTLVNLNNHTYFNLSGNLKRDCSEHILQLESDRFLELGADLIPTGRVLASRNTPFDFQHGRRLSTGIQSSYPQNVLVGKGYDHPLVFTKEGENTVMLSDEESGRSLLVTTNQPCVVVYTANHLEAPYSISGVRARNYLGVCLETQGFPDAIHHPAFPTVILEPQDLYYSTTTYRFFANTLGV
- a CDS encoding LacI family DNA-binding transcriptional regulator — its product is MATIKDIAQLAGVSIATVSRVLNYDNSLSVSDETKKRIFEVAEELSYKKKSVRKQESGKIALLQWYTEKEELEDLYYMSIRLGVENRCRYHGIQVEKYFQDNIEDLKEAEDIQGLIAIGKFSSKQVSELEKRTKNLVFVDTSPDEERFDSVVIDFEKATKKVLDHLIDKGHRDIGYIGGREVFKDKTSAIEDAREKTFKQYLAEKDLLNEAVMYNGTFSVDGGHSLMKRAIMEHGDRLPTAFFAANDSIAVGALRALLEEGIAVPGRVNIIGVNDISISKYVFPSLSTVKVYTELMGETAVDTLLERIEGRKIAKKIYIGTKLILRNSSF